The following coding sequences lie in one Phragmites australis chromosome 8, lpPhrAust1.1, whole genome shotgun sequence genomic window:
- the LOC133927545 gene encoding cinnamoyl-CoA reductase 1-like gives MTFVDGGNGAAAVTGRGKTVCVTGAGGYIGSWIVKLLLERGYTVRGTVRNPDDAKNAHLRALPGATERLALCGADLLDSAALRAAIAGCHGVFHTASPVTDDPEEMVEPAVRGTRYVIDAAAEAGTVRRVVMTSSIGAVAMDPNRAPDAVVDESCWSDLEFCKNTKNWYCYGKTVAEQAAWEAAAARGVDLVVVNPVLVQGPALQPAVNASLMHVLKYLNGSVKTYANAVQAYVHVRDTADAHVRVFEAPAAAGRYLCSDAVLHREDVVRILHKFFPEFPVPERCSDEVNPRKQPYKISNQRLRELGLEFTPAAQALYETVVCFREKGILLPVPAPSSPQPWAIHES, from the exons ATGACCTTCGTCGACGGCGGCAAtggcgcggcggcggtgacCGGGCGCGGGAAGACGGTGTGCGTGACCGGCGCCGGCGGGTACATCGGGTCGTGGATCGTCAAGCTCCTCCTAGAGCGGGGCTACACCGTCAGAGGCACCGTGCGTAACCCTG ACGACGCGAAGAACGCGCACCTGAGGGCGCTCCCCGGCGCGACGGAGAGGCTGGCGCTGTGCGGGGCCGACCTGCTCGACAGCGCCGCGCTGAGGGCGGCCATCGCCGGCTGCCACGGCGTGTTCCACACCGCGTCGCCGGTGACCGACGATCCG GAGGAGATGGTGGAGCCGGCGGTGAGGGGGACGCGCTACGTCatcgacgcggcggcggaggccggcaCGGTCCGCCGTGTCGTGATGACGTCGTCGATCGGCGCGGTCGCTATGGACCCCAACCGCGCGccggacgccgtcgtcgacgagTCGTGCTGGAGCGACCTCGAGTTCTGCAAGAACACCAAG AACTGGTACTGCTACGGGAAGACGGTGGCGGAGCAGGCGGCgtgggaggcggcggccgcgcgcgGGGTGGACCTGGTGGTAGTGAACCCGGTGCTGGTGCAGGGCCCGGCGCTGCAGCCGGCGGTGAACGCGAGCCTGATGCACGTGCTCAAGTACCTCAACGGGTCCGTCAAGACGTACGCCAACGCCGTGCAGGCGTACGTCCACGTCCGCGACACCGCCGACGCGCACGTCCGCGTCTTCGAGGCGCCCGCGGCCGCCGGCCGCTACCTGTGCTCCGACGCCGTGCTCCACCGCGAGGACGTCGTCAGGATCCTCCACAAGTTCTTCCCGGAGTTCCCCGTCCCCGAGAG GTGCTCTGATGAGGTGAACCCGAGGAAGCAGCCTTACAAGATATCCAACCAGCGGCTCAGGGAGCTAGGCCTGGAGTTCACGCCAGCGGCGCAGGCCCTCTACGAGACCGTCGTGTGCTTCCGGGAGAAGGGCATCCTCCTCCCTGTCCCCGCCCCATCGTCCCCGCAGCCTTGGGCTATACATGAGAGCTAG